One window of the Streptomyces sp. ITFR-21 genome contains the following:
- a CDS encoding GNAT family N-acetyltransferase, with translation MTSAPAFPDISISTERLVLRGYDEDDMTSLVEMMDDELITAWTGVPHPYTAADAREFVTRTAPAERTEGRGLVLAVTEFLTQRLVGTVTLRSTDWRIRATEIGYLTAVWARGEGYACESVLAVCRWLFEEQGFARVELRTAADNTASQQVAQKIGCVSEGVLRGAGLVRTQAEDGRWAETRTDLLVWSLLPEDLDEHTGKGAGGGDAYDNYTDYTAYADWR, from the coding sequence ATGACCTCAGCACCGGCCTTCCCTGACATCTCCATCTCCACGGAGCGGCTGGTGCTGCGCGGGTACGACGAGGACGACATGACCTCCCTGGTGGAGATGATGGACGACGAGCTGATCACCGCGTGGACCGGGGTACCGCATCCCTATACGGCCGCCGACGCCCGTGAGTTCGTCACCAGGACCGCCCCCGCCGAACGCACCGAGGGCCGCGGCCTGGTGCTGGCCGTCACCGAGTTCCTCACCCAGCGGCTGGTCGGCACCGTCACGCTGCGGAGCACCGACTGGCGGATCCGGGCCACCGAGATCGGCTACCTCACCGCCGTCTGGGCCCGCGGCGAGGGCTACGCCTGCGAGTCGGTGCTCGCCGTGTGCCGCTGGCTCTTCGAGGAGCAGGGCTTCGCCCGCGTCGAACTGCGTACCGCCGCCGACAACACCGCCTCCCAGCAGGTCGCGCAGAAGATCGGCTGTGTCAGCGAGGGGGTGCTCCGCGGCGCCGGACTCGTCCGCACCCAGGCCGAGGACGGCCGCTGGGCCGAGACCCGCACCGACCTGCTGGTGTGGAGCCTGCTGCCGGAGGACCTCGACGAGCACACCGGCAAGGGCGCCGGCGGCGGTGACGCGTACGACAACTACACCGACTACACCGCATATGCGGACTGGCGCTGA
- a CDS encoding class I SAM-dependent methyltransferase yields MRVHHAAGVGYQRAAGVYERSRPSYPLAAVAALADALPLESGRTVVDLGAGTGKFTRLLALTGAGVLAVEPVREMREQIAELLPGVSVSAGTAEETGLPAGCADAVVAAQSWHWFRQDAALAEVERLLRPGGALALVWNTYDTSVPWVRDFQDIYFRLAPRDLPSPPLAAGLSGPGDWQRVFADRPGWGPTEERHWPNPHSTTVADVVERMMSSSHIAVLDAAAQERVRSEVEAVLGAHDATRGTGAIEMPYTTDVYWLRHR; encoded by the coding sequence GTGAGAGTGCACCACGCAGCAGGAGTCGGCTATCAGCGGGCCGCCGGAGTCTACGAGCGCTCCCGGCCCTCCTATCCGCTGGCCGCGGTCGCCGCGCTCGCCGACGCGCTGCCCCTGGAGTCCGGCCGTACCGTGGTCGACCTGGGCGCGGGCACCGGCAAGTTCACCCGGCTGCTGGCGCTGACCGGCGCCGGGGTGCTGGCGGTGGAGCCGGTCCGGGAGATGCGCGAGCAGATCGCCGAGCTGCTGCCGGGGGTGTCGGTGTCGGCCGGCACGGCGGAGGAGACCGGGCTGCCGGCCGGCTGCGCGGACGCGGTGGTGGCGGCGCAGTCCTGGCACTGGTTCCGGCAGGACGCGGCGCTCGCCGAGGTGGAGCGGCTGCTGCGGCCGGGCGGCGCGCTGGCGCTGGTGTGGAACACCTACGACACCTCGGTGCCGTGGGTGCGGGACTTCCAGGACATCTACTTCCGGCTGGCGCCGCGCGACCTGCCGAGCCCGCCGCTGGCCGCGGGGCTGAGCGGCCCGGGGGACTGGCAGCGGGTGTTCGCGGACCGGCCGGGCTGGGGCCCGACCGAGGAGCGGCACTGGCCCAATCCGCATTCGACGACGGTCGCCGACGTGGTGGAGCGGATGATGTCGTCGAGCCATATCGCGGTGCTGGACGCGGCGGCGCAGGAACGGGTGCGGTCCGAGGTGGAGGCGGTGCTGGGCGCGCACGACGCGACGCGGGGCACCGGGGCGATCGAGATGCCGTACACCACGGACGTGTACTGGCTGCGCCACCGCTGA
- a CDS encoding GNAT family N-acetyltransferase, which produces MGMSVTISTAEHSDAEKILKLQYLCYQGEAELYGDYTIEPLTQTLDELRAELAQGVVLVARLGPEVVGSVRGAVDDDGTARIGKLIVHPRLQRHGLGGRLLAALEGRLAEETAAKRYRLFTGHRSQVNLRMYRKLGYEQVGAAEPVSRRLSLVHMEKSAQGDPTPSLAATA; this is translated from the coding sequence ATGGGCATGAGCGTGACCATCTCTACGGCGGAGCACAGCGACGCCGAGAAGATCCTGAAACTCCAGTACCTCTGCTACCAGGGCGAAGCAGAGCTCTACGGCGACTACACCATCGAACCGCTCACCCAGACGCTCGACGAACTGCGGGCCGAACTCGCCCAGGGCGTCGTGCTGGTGGCCCGGCTCGGCCCCGAGGTCGTCGGCTCGGTGCGCGGCGCGGTGGACGACGACGGCACCGCTCGGATCGGCAAGCTGATCGTCCACCCGCGCCTCCAGCGGCACGGTCTCGGCGGACGGCTGCTCGCCGCCCTCGAAGGACGTCTCGCCGAGGAGACCGCGGCCAAGCGGTACCGGCTCTTCACCGGCCACCGCAGCCAGGTCAACCTGCGGATGTACCGCAAGCTCGGTTACGAGCAGGTGGGCGCCGCCGAGCCGGTGAGCCGCAGGCTGAGCCTGGTGCACATGGAGAAGTCCGCCCAGGGCGACCCGACCCCGTCCTTGGCGGCCACCGCCTGA
- a CDS encoding RNA polymerase sigma factor: protein MEPVATGSPRPGPYGGPAGPGPHGPARARDRPGAYRGSGVPEAYAPIGALLTAEAAAAAPPGSGVEAADLEQAVWLRLLELDGPPAEPGRWVRGAVRDEARVAARRIRSERPCGAPDAGPPAPGGQGGEDGANVEDRVLAAESRRAVLDAVRLLPGRCPRIVLALMSGSDRTYPEISRELGISQGSLGPLRSRCLGCLRSILNSRVGSPVRRGNAR, encoded by the coding sequence ATGGAACCTGTGGCGACCGGCAGTCCCCGCCCGGGCCCGTACGGCGGTCCCGCCGGTCCCGGTCCGCACGGACCGGCCAGGGCGCGCGACCGGCCCGGCGCGTACCGCGGGTCCGGCGTGCCCGAGGCGTACGCGCCGATCGGCGCGCTGCTGACCGCGGAGGCGGCCGCGGCGGCCCCGCCCGGCAGCGGTGTCGAGGCCGCCGACCTGGAACAGGCGGTCTGGCTGCGGCTGCTGGAGCTGGACGGGCCACCCGCCGAGCCCGGCCGGTGGGTGCGGGGCGCGGTACGCGACGAGGCGCGCGTGGCGGCCCGGCGGATCCGCAGCGAGCGGCCCTGCGGCGCCCCCGACGCCGGTCCGCCCGCGCCCGGCGGACAGGGCGGGGAGGACGGCGCGAACGTCGAGGACCGGGTGCTGGCCGCCGAGTCGCGGCGCGCCGTGCTGGACGCGGTACGCCTGCTGCCCGGCCGCTGCCCGCGGATCGTGCTGGCGCTGATGTCCGGCTCCGACCGCACCTACCCGGAGATCTCCCGGGAGTTGGGAATCTCACAGGGCAGTCTGGGGCCGCTGCGCTCGCGCTGCCTCGGCTGTCTCAGGTCGATCCTGAATTCGAGGGTTGGATCCCCGGTGAGACGGGGTAATGCACGGTAA
- a CDS encoding lysophospholipid acyltransferase family protein → MSRSVLKAILLVLMRVLYRPAVEGVARIPGSGPVILAGNHVTFIDSLFLSLVVERQVYFIGKDEYVTRKGGKGRLMAWFFTTCGMIPVDRDGGHGGVAALMTGRRVLEQGRIFGIYPEGTRSPDGRLYRGRTGIARLALMTGAPVVPFAMIGTDKVQPGGTGMPRIAPVTVRFGAPLDFARYEGMDRDRYVLRAVTDEVMSQVMRLSGQEYVDIYATKAKAA, encoded by the coding sequence ATGTCCCGCAGTGTGCTGAAGGCGATCCTGCTGGTGCTGATGCGCGTCCTGTACCGCCCGGCGGTCGAGGGCGTGGCCCGGATCCCGGGGTCGGGGCCGGTGATCCTGGCCGGGAACCACGTCACCTTCATCGACTCGTTGTTCCTGTCGCTGGTGGTGGAGCGGCAGGTCTACTTCATCGGCAAGGACGAGTACGTCACCCGAAAGGGCGGCAAGGGGCGGCTGATGGCGTGGTTCTTCACCACCTGCGGGATGATCCCGGTGGACCGGGACGGCGGGCACGGCGGGGTCGCGGCGCTCATGACGGGCCGCCGGGTGCTGGAGCAGGGCAGGATCTTCGGCATCTACCCGGAGGGCACCCGCTCCCCCGACGGCCGGCTGTACCGGGGCCGTACCGGCATCGCCCGGCTGGCCCTGATGACCGGCGCCCCGGTGGTGCCGTTCGCCATGATCGGCACCGACAAGGTGCAGCCCGGCGGTACCGGCATGCCCCGGATCGCCCCGGTCACCGTCCGCTTCGGCGCCCCGCTGGACTTCGCCCGCTACGAGGGCATGGACCGCGACCGCTACGTCCTGCGGGCCGTCACCGACGAGGTGATGAGCCAGGTGATGCGGCTGTCCGGCCAGGAGTACGTCGACATCTACGCGACCAAGGCGAAGGCCGCCTGA
- the argH gene encoding argininosuccinate lyase encodes MTQDSPDDPEVRLWGGRFADGPSAALERLSASVHFDFRLAPYDIAGSRAHARALHHAGLLTADELDRMTAGLDDLEAAVAAGAFTATVADEDVHTALERGLLERLGPELGGRLRAGRSRNDQVATLFRMYLRDHARIIGGLIADLQDALVGLAEAHPGVAMPGRTHLQHAQPVLFAHHVLAHVQALSRDAQRLRQWDERTAVSPYGSGALAGSSLGLDPEAVARELGFEHGSVGNSIDGTAARDFVAEFAFVTAMIGVNLSRIAEEVIIWNTKEFSFVTLHDAFSTGSSIMPQKKNPDVAELARGKSGRLIGNLTGLLATLKALPLAYNRDLQEDKEPVFDSCDQLEVLLPAFTGMMATLTVHRDRLEQLAPAGFSLATDIAEWLVRQNVPFRVAHEVAGECVKVCEAEGIELDRLTDEQFAKISPHLTPQVRGVLDVAGSLASRNGRGGTAPSAVAVQLAEVKADLARQHTWAHAKDD; translated from the coding sequence GTGACCCAGGACAGCCCCGACGACCCCGAGGTCAGGCTCTGGGGAGGGCGGTTCGCCGACGGGCCGTCCGCCGCCCTGGAGCGGCTGTCCGCCTCGGTGCACTTCGACTTCCGGCTCGCGCCCTACGACATCGCCGGCTCCCGGGCGCACGCCCGCGCCCTGCACCACGCCGGACTGCTCACCGCCGACGAGCTCGACCGGATGACCGCGGGGCTCGACGACCTCGAAGCGGCGGTGGCCGCCGGCGCGTTCACCGCCACCGTCGCCGACGAGGACGTGCACACCGCGCTCGAACGCGGCCTGCTGGAGCGCCTCGGCCCGGAACTGGGCGGCAGGCTGCGGGCCGGCCGGTCCCGCAACGACCAGGTGGCCACCCTTTTCCGGATGTACCTGCGCGACCACGCCCGGATCATCGGCGGCCTCATCGCCGACCTCCAGGACGCCCTGGTCGGCCTCGCCGAGGCCCACCCCGGTGTGGCCATGCCCGGCCGCACCCACCTCCAGCACGCCCAGCCGGTGCTGTTCGCCCACCATGTGCTGGCGCACGTCCAGGCGCTGTCCCGGGACGCGCAGCGGCTGCGGCAGTGGGACGAGCGCACGGCGGTGTCGCCGTACGGCTCGGGCGCGCTGGCCGGCTCCTCGCTGGGCCTGGACCCGGAGGCGGTCGCCAGGGAACTCGGCTTCGAGCACGGCAGCGTCGGCAACTCCATCGACGGCACCGCGGCACGCGACTTCGTGGCCGAGTTCGCCTTCGTCACCGCGATGATCGGCGTCAACCTCTCCCGGATCGCCGAAGAGGTCATCATCTGGAACACGAAGGAGTTCTCCTTCGTCACCCTGCACGACGCCTTCTCCACCGGCTCCTCGATCATGCCGCAGAAGAAGAACCCGGACGTCGCCGAACTGGCCCGAGGCAAGTCGGGCCGGCTCATCGGCAACCTCACCGGGCTGCTGGCGACGCTCAAGGCGCTGCCGCTGGCGTACAACCGGGACCTCCAGGAGGACAAGGAGCCGGTCTTCGACTCCTGCGACCAACTGGAGGTGCTGCTCCCGGCGTTCACCGGCATGATGGCCACCCTCACCGTGCACCGGGACCGGCTGGAGCAGCTGGCGCCGGCCGGGTTCTCGCTGGCCACCGACATCGCCGAGTGGCTCGTACGGCAGAACGTGCCGTTCCGGGTCGCCCACGAGGTCGCGGGGGAGTGCGTCAAGGTCTGCGAGGCCGAGGGCATCGAACTCGACCGGCTCACCGACGAGCAGTTCGCGAAGATCTCCCCGCACCTGACGCCGCAGGTGCGCGGCGTGCTCGACGTGGCCGGCTCGCTGGCCTCGCGCAACGGCCGCGGCGGCACCGCGCCGAGCGCCGTCGCCGTGCAGCTCGCCGAGGTCAAGGCGGACCTGGCCCGGCAGCACACGTGGGCGCACGCAAAGGACGACTGA
- a CDS encoding argininosuccinate synthase, whose product MTERVVLAYSGGLDTSVAIGWIAEETGAEVIAVAVDVGQGGEDLDVIRKRALACGAVEAEVADAKSEFADEYCLPALKANALYMDRYPLVSALSRPVIVKHLVAAARKHGADTVAHGCTGKGNDQVRFEAGISSLAPGLKCIAPVRDYAMTRDKAIAFCEEKNLPIATTKKSPYSIDQNVFGRAVETGFLEDIWNAPIEDVYEYTQNPATPREADEVVITFQQGVPVAIDGRPVTVLEAIQQLNVRAGAQGIGRIDIVEDRLVGIKSREIYEAPGAIALITAHQELENVTVERELARYKRQVEQRWGELVYDGLWFSPLKRALDGFIDEANAYVSGDVRVVLHGGRAVVNGRRSATSLYDFNLATYDTGDTFDQSLSKGFIEIFGMSSKIAAKRDLAQ is encoded by the coding sequence GTGACCGAGCGCGTCGTACTGGCCTACTCAGGCGGCCTGGACACCTCCGTCGCCATCGGCTGGATCGCCGAGGAGACCGGCGCCGAAGTCATCGCCGTCGCGGTCGACGTCGGCCAGGGCGGCGAGGACCTGGACGTCATCCGCAAGCGGGCGCTCGCCTGCGGTGCCGTGGAGGCCGAGGTCGCCGACGCCAAGTCGGAGTTCGCCGACGAGTACTGCCTGCCGGCGCTCAAGGCCAACGCCCTCTACATGGACCGCTACCCGCTGGTCTCCGCGCTGTCCCGGCCGGTCATCGTCAAGCACCTGGTGGCCGCCGCGCGCAAGCACGGCGCCGACACCGTCGCGCACGGCTGCACCGGCAAGGGCAACGACCAGGTGCGGTTCGAGGCCGGCATCTCCTCGCTGGCCCCCGGTCTGAAGTGCATCGCCCCGGTCCGCGACTACGCGATGACCCGGGACAAGGCGATCGCCTTCTGCGAGGAGAAGAACCTCCCGATCGCCACCACCAAGAAGTCCCCGTACTCCATCGACCAGAACGTCTTCGGGCGGGCCGTGGAGACCGGCTTCCTGGAGGACATCTGGAACGCGCCGATCGAGGACGTCTACGAGTACACCCAGAACCCGGCCACCCCCCGGGAGGCCGACGAGGTGGTCATCACCTTCCAGCAGGGCGTCCCGGTCGCCATCGACGGCCGTCCGGTCACCGTGCTCGAAGCCATCCAGCAGCTCAACGTGCGGGCCGGCGCCCAGGGCATCGGCCGGATCGACATCGTCGAGGACCGGCTGGTCGGCATCAAGTCCCGGGAGATCTACGAGGCGCCGGGCGCGATCGCGCTGATCACCGCCCACCAGGAGCTGGAGAACGTCACCGTCGAACGCGAACTGGCCCGCTACAAGCGGCAGGTCGAGCAGCGCTGGGGCGAACTGGTCTACGACGGCCTGTGGTTCTCCCCGCTCAAGCGGGCGCTGGACGGCTTCATCGACGAGGCCAACGCGTACGTCTCCGGCGACGTCCGGGTGGTGCTGCACGGCGGCCGGGCGGTCGTCAACGGCCGCAGGTCCGCCACCTCGCTGTACGACTTCAACCTGGCGACGTACGACACCGGCGACACCTTCGACCAGTCGCTGTCCAAGGGCTTCATCGAGATCTTCGGCATGTCCTCGAAGATCGCGGCCAAGCGGGACCTGGCGCAGTGA
- a CDS encoding arginine repressor, with protein MSEAPAHSNGQAVPQTRTARHRRIVDLLGRQPVRSQSQLAKLLADDGLSVTQATLSRDLDELGAVKIRTNDGELIYAVPSEGGFRTPQAPLGESVKEERMRRLAAELLISAEASANLVVVRTPPGAAQFLASAIDQAEVYDILGTIAGDDTVMLISRDPAGGQKLADHLLRLAQGEG; from the coding sequence ATGAGCGAGGCACCGGCGCACAGCAACGGCCAGGCTGTACCGCAGACCCGCACCGCACGGCACCGCAGGATCGTGGACCTGCTCGGCCGGCAGCCGGTGCGGTCGCAGAGCCAGCTGGCCAAGCTGCTCGCCGACGACGGGCTGAGCGTCACCCAGGCGACGCTCAGCCGGGACCTCGACGAACTCGGCGCGGTGAAGATCCGCACCAACGACGGCGAGCTCATCTACGCGGTCCCCTCCGAGGGCGGCTTCCGCACCCCGCAGGCGCCGCTCGGCGAGTCCGTCAAGGAGGAGCGGATGCGGCGGCTGGCGGCCGAGCTGCTGATCTCCGCGGAAGCGTCCGCCAACCTCGTCGTGGTCCGCACCCCGCCCGGCGCCGCCCAGTTCCTCGCCTCCGCGATCGACCAGGCCGAGGTCTACGACATCCTCGGCACGATCGCCGGCGACGACACGGTGATGCTGATCAGCCGCGACCCGGCGGGCGGCCAGAAACTGGCCGACCACCTGCTCCGGCTGGCCCAGGGCGAGGGCTGA
- a CDS encoding acetylornithine transaminase: MDNYGVPRLPLVRGEGTRFWDADGKVYYDFLGGIAVNALGTAHPAVVAAVTRQVATLGHVSNLFVAEAPVALAERLLQLFGRPGRVFFANSGAEANEAAFKIGRLTGRRHVVATEGAFHGRTMGALALTGQPPKREPFQPLPGDVTHVPFGDTEALRAAVSTDTALVVIEPIQGENGVVVPPPGYLAAAREITAATGTLLVLDEVQTGVGRTGHWFECQAQGVEPDVVTLAKGLGGGLPLGAAVAFGPAADLLTPGTHGTTFGGNPVSCAAGLAVLDTIAADGLLDNAKRQGEKLRQGVEALRHPLVDHVRGTGLLIGIVLTEPLSAQVQRAAQDAGLLVNAAVPDTVRLAPPLIVGDTETDAFLGALPGILDQVHQQHQAARERRDGE; the protein is encoded by the coding sequence ATGGACAACTACGGCGTGCCCCGGCTGCCGCTGGTGCGCGGCGAGGGCACCAGGTTCTGGGACGCCGACGGGAAGGTCTACTACGACTTCCTCGGCGGCATCGCGGTCAACGCGCTCGGCACCGCCCACCCGGCCGTCGTGGCCGCGGTGACCCGGCAGGTCGCCACCCTCGGCCACGTCTCCAACCTCTTCGTCGCCGAAGCGCCGGTCGCCCTCGCCGAGCGGCTGCTCCAGCTCTTCGGCCGGCCCGGCCGGGTCTTCTTCGCCAACTCCGGTGCCGAGGCCAACGAGGCCGCGTTCAAGATCGGCCGGCTGACCGGCCGCCGGCACGTGGTCGCCACCGAGGGCGCCTTCCACGGCCGGACCATGGGCGCCCTCGCGCTCACCGGCCAGCCGCCGAAGCGCGAGCCGTTCCAGCCGCTGCCCGGCGACGTCACCCATGTGCCGTTCGGCGACACCGAGGCGCTGCGGGCGGCCGTCAGCACCGACACCGCGCTGGTCGTCATCGAGCCGATCCAGGGCGAGAACGGCGTCGTCGTGCCGCCGCCCGGCTATCTCGCGGCGGCCCGCGAGATCACCGCCGCGACCGGCACCCTGCTGGTCCTGGACGAGGTGCAGACCGGCGTCGGCCGTACCGGGCACTGGTTCGAGTGCCAGGCCCAGGGGGTCGAGCCCGACGTGGTCACCCTCGCCAAGGGCCTGGGCGGCGGCCTGCCGCTGGGCGCGGCCGTCGCGTTCGGACCGGCCGCCGACCTGCTCACCCCGGGCACCCACGGCACCACCTTCGGCGGCAACCCGGTCTCCTGCGCCGCCGGGCTCGCGGTGCTGGACACCATCGCCGCCGACGGCCTGCTCGACAACGCCAAGCGGCAGGGCGAGAAGCTGCGGCAGGGCGTGGAGGCGCTGCGACACCCGCTGGTCGATCATGTGCGCGGTACCGGTCTGCTGATCGGTATCGTGCTCACCGAGCCGCTGTCCGCGCAGGTCCAGCGGGCGGCTCAGGACGCCGGACTTCTGGTGAACGCGGCCGTCCCCGACACGGTACGGCTCGCGCCGCCGCTGATCGTCGGCGACACCGAGACGGACGCGTTCCTCGGGGCCCTGCCCGGCATCCTCGACCAGGTGCACCAGCAGCATCAGGCCGCCCGGGAACGACGTGACGGAGAATGA
- the argJ gene encoding bifunctional glutamate N-acetyltransferase/amino-acid acetyltransferase ArgJ, with protein sequence MSVTAAKGFTAAGVAAGIKANGGLDVALVVNTGPRRAAAGVFTANRVKAAPVLWSEQVLKSGEVTAVVLNSGGANACTGAKGFQDTHATAEKAAEVLGHGAGEIAVASTGLIGALLPMDRLLPGVELAAAQLSEHGGEKAAIAIKTTDSVHKTAVVTNPAGWSVGGMAKGAGMLAPGLATMLVVLTTDADLDAGTLDKALRDATRQTFDRIDSDGCMSTNDTVLLLASGASGIAPEYGEFADAVRAVSGDLARQLIGDAEGASKDIRIEVVHAATEQDAVEVGRSIARNNLLKCAVHGEDPNWGRVLSAIGTTGAAFEPDRLDVAINGVWVCRNGSVGEDRDLVDMRFREVVITVDLAAGDAGAVIWTNDLTADYVHENSAYSS encoded by the coding sequence GTGAGCGTCACCGCAGCAAAGGGGTTCACGGCGGCCGGAGTCGCCGCCGGGATCAAGGCGAACGGCGGTTTGGACGTGGCCCTCGTGGTCAACACCGGGCCGCGCCGCGCCGCAGCGGGCGTCTTCACCGCCAACCGGGTGAAGGCCGCGCCCGTGCTGTGGTCCGAACAGGTCCTCAAGAGCGGTGAGGTGACCGCGGTCGTCCTCAACTCCGGCGGCGCCAACGCCTGTACCGGCGCCAAGGGCTTCCAGGACACCCACGCCACCGCCGAGAAGGCCGCCGAGGTGCTCGGGCACGGCGCGGGCGAGATCGCGGTCGCCTCCACCGGCCTGATCGGCGCCCTGCTGCCGATGGACCGGCTGCTGCCGGGCGTCGAACTGGCCGCCGCCCAACTGTCCGAGCACGGCGGCGAGAAGGCCGCCATCGCGATCAAGACCACCGACAGCGTCCACAAGACGGCGGTCGTGACCAACCCGGCCGGCTGGTCGGTCGGCGGCATGGCCAAGGGCGCCGGCATGCTCGCCCCGGGCCTGGCCACCATGCTCGTCGTCCTCACCACCGACGCGGACCTGGACGCCGGCACCCTGGACAAGGCGCTGCGGGACGCCACCCGGCAGACCTTCGACCGGATCGACTCCGACGGCTGCATGTCCACCAACGACACCGTGCTGCTGCTCGCCTCCGGCGCCTCCGGGATCGCCCCGGAGTACGGCGAGTTCGCCGACGCGGTCCGCGCGGTGAGCGGCGACCTGGCCCGGCAGCTGATCGGCGACGCCGAGGGCGCGAGCAAGGACATCAGGATCGAGGTGGTGCACGCCGCCACCGAGCAGGACGCCGTCGAGGTGGGCCGGTCCATCGCCCGCAACAACCTCCTCAAGTGCGCCGTCCACGGTGAGGACCCCAACTGGGGCCGGGTGCTGTCCGCGATCGGCACCACCGGCGCCGCCTTCGAACCCGACCGGCTCGACGTGGCCATCAACGGCGTCTGGGTCTGCCGCAACGGCTCGGTCGGCGAGGACCGCGACCTGGTCGACATGCGCTTCCGCGAGGTCGTCATCACCGTCGACCTCGCCGCGGGCGACGCCGGCGCGGTGATCTGGACCAACGACCTCACCGCCGACTACGTCCACGAGAACAGCGCGTACAGCTCATGA
- the argC gene encoding N-acetyl-gamma-glutamyl-phosphate reductase: MAVRVAVAGASGYAGGEALRLLLGHPEVEIGAVTAKASAGQLLGVSQPHLVPLAGRVLEETTAEVLGGHDVVFLALPHGQSAAVAEQLGEDVLVVDMGADFRLKDPADWERFYGSPHAGSWPYGLPELPGGRVALAGARRVAVPGCYPTAVSLALAPAYAAALVEPEAVIVAASGTSGAGKSLKPHLLGSEVMGSMSPYGVGGGHRHTPEMIQNLSAAAGRPVSVSFTPTLAPMSRGILATCTAKARPGVTAADVRGAYEKAYGDEPFVHLLPAGRWPATAAVHGSNATHLQVALDESAGRVIVVSAIDNLTKGTAGGAVQSMNIALGLPETTGLSTVGLAP; encoded by the coding sequence ATGGCAGTGCGGGTGGCGGTGGCCGGGGCCAGTGGGTATGCCGGAGGGGAAGCGCTCAGGCTGCTCCTCGGGCACCCGGAGGTGGAGATCGGGGCGGTGACCGCGAAGGCCAGCGCCGGGCAGCTGCTCGGGGTGTCGCAGCCGCACCTGGTGCCGCTGGCCGGGCGGGTGCTGGAGGAGACCACGGCGGAGGTGCTCGGCGGTCACGACGTGGTCTTCCTCGCGCTGCCGCACGGGCAGTCCGCCGCCGTCGCCGAGCAGCTGGGCGAGGACGTGCTGGTGGTGGACATGGGTGCCGACTTCCGGCTGAAGGATCCGGCGGACTGGGAGCGGTTCTACGGGTCGCCGCACGCGGGCAGCTGGCCGTACGGGCTGCCCGAGCTGCCGGGCGGCCGGGTCGCGCTGGCGGGCGCCAGACGTGTCGCGGTCCCGGGCTGCTACCCGACCGCCGTCTCGCTGGCCCTGGCCCCGGCGTACGCCGCCGCCCTGGTCGAACCGGAGGCGGTGATCGTGGCCGCGTCCGGCACCTCGGGCGCCGGCAAGTCGCTCAAGCCGCACCTGCTCGGCTCCGAGGTGATGGGCTCGATGAGCCCGTACGGCGTCGGCGGCGGCCACCGGCACACCCCGGAGATGATCCAGAACCTCAGCGCGGCGGCCGGGCGGCCGGTGAGCGTCTCGTTCACCCCGACCCTCGCCCCCATGTCCCGCGGCATCCTCGCCACCTGCACCGCCAAGGCCCGGCCGGGCGTCACCGCCGCCGACGTACGCGGCGCGTACGAGAAGGCGTACGGGGACGAGCCGTTCGTCCACCTGCTGCCGGCGGGCCGGTGGCCGGCCACCGCCGCCGTGCACGGCTCGAACGCCACGCACCTCCAGGTCGCCCTCGACGAGTCCGCCGGCCGGGTCATCGTCGTCAGCGCCATCGACAACCTCACCAAGGGCACCGCGGGCGGCGCCGTGCAGAGCATGAACATCGCCCTCGGGCTGCCCGAGACGACAGGGCTGTCCACGGTCGGGCTCGCCCCGTGA